A portion of the Magnolia sinica isolate HGM2019 chromosome 17, MsV1, whole genome shotgun sequence genome contains these proteins:
- the LOC131230434 gene encoding uncharacterized protein LOC131230434 gives MLNGSPKGFFKSSRGLRQGDPLSPLQFLIIGEALSKMLSTGQEKGILKGIIMPGIPNPITHIQFANDTPIFSEVAEVYISNLRTAIFCFEAVSGLRINLFKSKLFGINISDERIRHFADCLGCSSGSLPSTFVGLPLSIGPPPKMMWDSIINRFQKSLADGNAGVRPPSSKPSILSEEISSGLEKRIRAIFIYLSGRTFAKLSMKVGLTSKICVG, from the exons ATGTTGAATGGTTCCCCGAAGGGCTTTTTCAAAAGCTCGAGAGGATTGCGACAAGGAGACCCCCTGTCTCCCCTCCAGTTCCTGATCATAGGTGAAGCGCTTTCCAAGATGTTGTCTACAGGCCAGGAGAAAGGAATTCTGAAGGGCATTATCATGCCAGGCATCCCCAACCCTATTACCCATATTCAATTTGCGAACGACACCCCCATCTTCTCCGAAGTAGCAGAAGTGTACATTTCGAACCTCCGAACGGCTATCTTTTGTTTTGAAGCAGTTTCCGGGCTTCGAATCAACCTGTTTAAATCCAAGTTGTTCGGGATTAACATCAGCGATGAAAGAATCCGACATTTTGCGGACTGTCTTGGGTGCTCTTCAGGTTCCCTTCCCTCCACCTTTGTTGGCCTTCCCCTCTCTATCGGCCCCCCTCCTAAAATGATGTGGGATTCCATCATAAATAGATTCCAGAAATCCCTTGCAGATGGAAATGCTG GTGTCCGACCTCCATCCTCAAAACCATCGATACTATCAGAAGAGATTTCCTCTGGTTTGGAAAAGAGGATCAGAGCAATATTCATCTACTTAAGTGGAAGGACGTTTGCAAAACTTTCCATGAAGGTGGGGCTAACGTCAAAGATCTGCGTAGGATGA